AACGGCAAAATGAAATTTACCGATTGCCGTGTGCCGGAAGAAAATATGCTGGGTAAACGTGGCGAAGGAATCAAGATTATGCTTGCCACACTCGATGGCGGACGTTTGTCGATTGCTGCCATGGGACTCGGTCTGGCGCAGGGTGCTTTCGAAATGGCGGTGAAACATGCCAAAAAGCGTGAGCAGTTTGGTAAACCGATTGCTGAATTTCAGGCGGTTTCTTTCAAGTTGGCCGAGATGGCTATGCGCATCGAGTTGGCCCGGAATACGCTGTACCGTGCTTGCCAGCTGAAAGATGCCGGAAAACCTTTCGGTAAAGAAGCAGCCATGTCGAAACTGTACTGCTCGGAAGTAGCCAAATTTGTAGCCGACGAGTCCGTTCAGGTTCATGGAGCATACGGTCTGCTTCGCGAAAATCATATTGAACGTTTCTATCGTGACCAGCGTTTGCTTCAGATTGGTGAAGGAACTTCCGAAATTCTGAGGATGGTCATTGGTCGTTATGTCTTAAAATCGTAAACTGTTTTCCAAAGAAATCAGATAAACATGGGCACCGATCGCAAACTGGATCACATTAAGCTGGCTTTTCAATCGCAGATGAACGGAATAGCTGCCGATGAGCGGTTCTTCTACGAACCGATGTTGTCAGGACATCCGGTGGACGAACCGGACGAAATTTCGTTTGCCGGGAAGAAGCTAAAAGCTCCGGTTTGGGTTTCGAGTATGACCGGCGGTACCAAACTGGCCAATACCATCAACCATAACCTGGCGCGTGCCTGTGGCGAATTTGGCCTTGGAATGGGATTGGGCTCATGCCGCAAACTGTTGGATGACGATACCTATTTCTCCGATTTTGATGTCCGTATCGATATTGGTGATGAACAACCACTTTATACCAACCTGGGGATTGCTCAGGTGGAAGAGTTGCTGGATAAGGGGCAGACAGACAAAATCGAGCGGCTCGTCGAACGCCTTCGTGCCGATGGATTGATTGTCCATATCAACCCGATGCAGGAGTGGCTTCAGCCGGAAGGAAACCTCATTCAGCATCCCCCGATTGAAACGGTGGAACGCTTGTTAGAGCAGGTTCAGTTCCCGGTTATCGTGAAGGAAGTGGGGCAGGGATTTGGCCCGGAAAGTCTACTCCGGCTTTTGAAGCTTCCGCTGGCTGCGGTTGATTTTGGTGCTTTTGGCGGAACCAACTTTGCCCGCATCGAACTGGAACGCAACAGCGACCTGAACAAAGAGCAGTATGAGCCGTTTGTGCGTGTCGGCATGTCCGCGGAGCAGATGCTCGATGCGGTGAATCAAATGGTAGATGGAGGTGAAGAAATCAAGTGTCGGCAACTGATCATTTCAGGCGGTATACAAAATTTCCTCGATGGTTACTACCTAACGGAAAAATCGAAATTGCCGGCTATCTATGCGCAGGCTTCTGCTTTTCTGAAATACAGCCAGGGGGAATATGAGGTGCTGAGAAATTATGTGGAAGCCCAGTTGAAAGGTTTGCGTATTGCCAAAGCATTTCTTCGGATTAACGAAAATCATTCTGAATGACGAAAAACGAACGGATTATCAGTGGCTTTTCCAAACTGAACCGGTCGCAACGAATCGATTTAATATGGGACCGGCTGGGACTTGATGAGGCTTCCCGGTCGGTGCTTGATAATTTCTTGCATCAAAATCCGTCAACTCAAGCACTTTTCGAAGAGTTTAGCGAAAATTTCCTGACGAACTTCTTTATGCCCATGGGCGTCGTTCCCAACGTAGTGGTGAACGGTCAATCATACATCGTTCCGATGGTGATTGAAGAGAGTTCGGTGATTGCTGCTGCGTCCAGGGCTGCCAAGTTCTGGGCTTCGCGAGGTGGTTTTCAGGCCCGCGTATCCGGAATGGTCAAAAAAGGGCAAGTGCATTTTTCCTGGTCCGGAGAATCGAAAGATTTGAAGGCTGCTTTCCCGTTTCTGAAAGAGAAAATGCTGGCTGCTACACATGATTTAACGGCTCGCATGCGGAAGCGGGGCGGTGGAATCATCGCAGTCGAATTGGTCGACAAAACCAGTGAACTGGCAGACTATTACCAGGTAGATGTTTCCTTTGAAACAGCCGACGCGATGGGCGCAAATTTCATCAATTCGTGTCTGGAAACCATGGCGGGAGTTTTGGTCGATGAGTTGAATAACTCGGAAACAAACGGCGAGGCGAGTGTCATCATGTCGATTTTATCGAACTACACGCCCGATAGTCTGGTGGAATGTTGGGTGGAATGTAATATCGACGAACTGGCTCCGTTTAGCGGAAAATTGAAGCCGGAAGAGTTTGCCCGGAAATTTGAAAAGGCCAGCCAAATTGCACAATTGGATGTATCGCGGGCAGTAACGCATAACAAAGGCATTTACAATGGCGTCGATGCTGTTGTGTTAGCTACCGGAAATGACTGGCGGGCGGTTGAGGCTTGTGGTCATGCATTTGCGGCTTCTAATGGAAAATACCGCAGCCTGACGTTTGCCGAAATCGACGGTGACCGGTTTCGTTACACACTGCGGCTTCCTTTGGCACTTGGAACCGTGGGCGGCCTGACCAAAGCACATCCGGTTTCCAAGCTGGCGCTGGAACTGTTGGAGAATCCCGATGCAAAAACATTGATGATGATTGCAGCGGCAGCTGGTTTGGCTAATAATTTTGCGGCTGTTGCATCGCTCACAACGGTCGGCATTCAGCAAGGGCACATGAAAATGCACCTAACCAACATTCTGAATCAGTTGGGAGCAACGGCAGAAGAAAAAAGCAAATGCACCCAATATTTCAGTGTTAAAAATATCGCTTACGCAGAAGTAGAAAAATACCTGAACCACATCAGGAATACCAATGGCTGAAACAACCAACACAAGAGTATTTTATTCCCGCGGCAAATTGTTGCTGACGGGTGAGTATGCTGTGCTTCGTGGTGCGGAGGCATTGGCTCTTCCATCCAGATTGGGGCAATACCTGGAAGTGTTAGAAGGAAATGAACCCGGCGTTTTATCATGGGAAAGTATTTCGCCTTCCGGGAAGTGGTTCGAAGCGCGTTTTAGTTTACCCGCATTGGATGTTATTTCAGCTACAGATAGCCAGAAAGCCGGTGTTTTGAAGGAACTTTTCCTGACCGCCCGAAAACTGCATGCTGGTTTCCTGGAAAGGGAAGAAGCTTTGCAAGCCAGGTCGACCCTTGAATTTCTTCCCGAGTGGGGATTGGGTTCCAGTAGTTCATTGGTTTCCAATATTGCCGATTGGGCCAAATGCGACCCGTTTCGGTTAAATGGACTAGTCTTTCACAGTTCCGGCTACGATGTCGCGTGTGCCCGTTCGAAAGGGCCGATTTTGTATCGAAGGGTGAATAATTTGCCGGAAGTAATTTCCGCGAAATTCAGGCCTTCGTTTGGAGCTAATTTGTGGTTGGTGTACCTGAATGAAAAGAAAAATTCGAAGCAGGCAGTAAACGCGTTTGCCGGGTTAACTGTTGATGAAATGATACTGGAGAGGATTTCGTCGATTGCAGGCGAAACTGCTGCGGCTGATGATTTGGATAGCTTTTGTGCCTTGATGGATGAGCATGAAAAGCTGGTCGGCGGAATGACAGGGCAAATTCCTGTGAAGGAAAGACTCTTTTCCGATTTTGAGGGGTGTATCAAGTCGTTGGGAGCATGGGGAGGCGATTTCATTCTGGCAGCGACTAAGTGGCCGGAAGAGGAAGTGAGAAAATGGTTTGGAGAGCGGGGATATGAAACCGTTCTTCCGTTTAACGAAATGATTTCATATGGCTGATAAAAAGAGTGACTGGAAAGAGACTACGTGGGTTAGTCCTTCAAATATTGCCTTGATTAAATATTGGGGAAAGCATGGCGAGCAATTGCCCAATAACCCGTCGTTGAGTTT
This Prolixibacter sp. NT017 DNA region includes the following protein-coding sequences:
- a CDS encoding type 2 isopentenyl-diphosphate Delta-isomerase, translating into MGTDRKLDHIKLAFQSQMNGIAADERFFYEPMLSGHPVDEPDEISFAGKKLKAPVWVSSMTGGTKLANTINHNLARACGEFGLGMGLGSCRKLLDDDTYFSDFDVRIDIGDEQPLYTNLGIAQVEELLDKGQTDKIERLVERLRADGLIVHINPMQEWLQPEGNLIQHPPIETVERLLEQVQFPVIVKEVGQGFGPESLLRLLKLPLAAVDFGAFGGTNFARIELERNSDLNKEQYEPFVRVGMSAEQMLDAVNQMVDGGEEIKCRQLIISGGIQNFLDGYYLTEKSKLPAIYAQASAFLKYSQGEYEVLRNYVEAQLKGLRIAKAFLRINENHSE
- a CDS encoding hydroxymethylglutaryl-CoA reductase, with the translated sequence MTKNERIISGFSKLNRSQRIDLIWDRLGLDEASRSVLDNFLHQNPSTQALFEEFSENFLTNFFMPMGVVPNVVVNGQSYIVPMVIEESSVIAAASRAAKFWASRGGFQARVSGMVKKGQVHFSWSGESKDLKAAFPFLKEKMLAATHDLTARMRKRGGGIIAVELVDKTSELADYYQVDVSFETADAMGANFINSCLETMAGVLVDELNNSETNGEASVIMSILSNYTPDSLVECWVECNIDELAPFSGKLKPEEFARKFEKASQIAQLDVSRAVTHNKGIYNGVDAVVLATGNDWRAVEACGHAFAASNGKYRSLTFAEIDGDRFRYTLRLPLALGTVGGLTKAHPVSKLALELLENPDAKTLMMIAAAAGLANNFAAVASLTTVGIQQGHMKMHLTNILNQLGATAEEKSKCTQYFSVKNIAYAEVEKYLNHIRNTNG
- a CDS encoding GYDIA family GHMP kinase — encoded protein: MAETTNTRVFYSRGKLLLTGEYAVLRGAEALALPSRLGQYLEVLEGNEPGVLSWESISPSGKWFEARFSLPALDVISATDSQKAGVLKELFLTARKLHAGFLEREEALQARSTLEFLPEWGLGSSSSLVSNIADWAKCDPFRLNGLVFHSSGYDVACARSKGPILYRRVNNLPEVISAKFRPSFGANLWLVYLNEKKNSKQAVNAFAGLTVDEMILERISSIAGETAAADDLDSFCALMDEHEKLVGGMTGQIPVKERLFSDFEGCIKSLGAWGGDFILAATKWPEEEVRKWFGERGYETVLPFNEMISYG